ATAGATTTTCTCCGGCAGCACCTGGCCGCCTTTTAGCAGCGTCAAGGTGCTTGCGGAACTGTCGCTCTAGGACACCATATATATATTTAACCTTCTGTTTCTCTTGTAGTTGTAGGCCGTATTCGGAAACCTTATGCCGGCGTTGAACTTGTCGCCCTGGTGGATAGGGACGCTTATTCGGCTCCACAGCGCATTTCGGCGTAAAACAACGATTTCCTTTAAGCAGCAACTTAGTGCCTGCTCTTCGGCAAATTTTACATGCCGGACCGGTATATCTACTCATTATGCCTCCTCGCGTTACAGTCCAAGAGGGATGCAATAATGCTTTCTATCTTGAGCTTACCTCTAGCCCTCCTGGTTATGCTCCGAACTGTTCTTATACTCTCCGTCTTTTTGGTGGACGACAACCGTTGTGAGGTATAGGCGTGACGTCCGTGATAGCAGTGACGGCTAAGCCGGCGGCTTGCAACGAGCGGATGGCTGCTTCACGTCCAGAGCCGGGACCCTTGACGAAAACGTCGACTTGCCGCATCCCGTGTTCCATTGCCTGTCTAGCGGCCTTCTCTGCAGCCACGCCGGCAGCGTAGGGGGTACTCTTGCGGGAACCCTTAAAGCCCGCTCCTCCACTGCTGCTCCAGGTGATAACGTTTCCGTTAGGATCGGTGATGGTAACAATAGTGTTATTGAAGGTAGATTGGATGTATGCTCGGCCGACAGGTATCTGTTTCCGCACACGGCGTCGTGGCCGTGCCCCTTTTCTTCGCTCAGCCATTCCAACTCCTCTCGCATCCTATCCCCGAAAGGGAATTATCAAGAATTCTTTAAAGCCTGTTTTTGATTCAGCGGGTTTATATAGAATAATCTCTGGAATTACTAAGAGAGCCCAGACGGGGCTCTTGAGCATCGATCGCTGAGTGTTGGATTTATTTCTTTGCGGTGGCCTTGCGCCGCCCGGCTACAGTCTTCCTTGGTCCGCGCCTAGTACGGGCGTTGGTACGGGTCCGCTGTCCACGAACGGGTAGTCCCCTGCGGTGGCGGATCCCGCGGTAGCAACCTATCTCCATTAAGCGCTTGATGTTGAGGTTGACCTCACGCCGTAAATCGCCCTCGACTTTATACTCACGGTCAATAAGATCGCGAATACGTCCTATCTCTTCCTCCGTTAGGTCCTTTACTCGTGTATCTGGATTTACCTGCGTGCGCTCCAGGATTTGTTTGCTCAATGTTGGCCCTATACCGTAGATATAGTGCAAAGCAATTTCTACTCGCTTATCCCTAGGGATGTCAACCCCAGCGATTCTAGCCATTCCTTCCCTCTCTCATAGAAAGTAATAAACCCCTAATACATTCGATTGTCCATCAGTAGATGTGCTGTGGTGAACAATTGAGTCTATCACTATCCTTGTTTCTGCTTGTGTTTGGGATTTGAACAGATGATCACCACAGTCCCTTTGCGGCGCACAATCTTACATTTTTCACAACGTGGCTTAACTGATGCTTGTACTTTCATTTGTTCCTTGTTTACTGACGGAATTCTGGGATATTTTACATAAAATGGATGTATTTTGTCAATTCACTTAAGACGATAGGTGATTCGTCCACGGGTCAGATCATACGGTGATAACTCGACAAGAACACGATCTCCAGCGACTATCTTAATGAAGTTTAGGCGAAGCTTGCCAGAGATATGAGCAAGTACCCTATGTCCGCTAGCCAGCTCGACCCGGAACATAGCATTAGGTAGCGCCTCGAGAACTTTGCCCTCCACCTCAATGGCGTCCTTTTTCGGCATACAAACTCCTGCCCTCTATCTCACGGGCGCGTCAAAATTTGTGGCTCGCCATCAGTGACAGCTATGGTGTGTTCGAAATGAGCTGACAAGCTCCGATCCTGGGTTATCACCGTCCATTTATCGTCAAGAACCATTGTTTCATATCTCCCGGCGTTGACCATCGGCTCGATAGCTAGCGTCATGCCTGGCCGTAAGACTGGGCCGTGATTGGGAGGCCCAAAATTGGGAATCTGAGGTTCCTCGTGCATGCTGCGCCCAATGCCGTGACCGACATATTGGCGTACTACGGAGAAACCGTGCGATTCCACGTAGGACTGGATAGCCCAAGAAATGTCACTGAGGCGTTTACCGGCTATCGCCTGTGCTATGCCCATATAGAGGGCTTTTTCCGTGGTTTCCAAAAGCAACTTGGCTTCTTCGCTGACCTGGCCAACGGGAACGGTGATAGCTGCATCAGCGTGTAATCCATTATAAATGGCCCCCAGATCCAGACCAACTATATCCCCTTCGCGCAGGACACGGCGCCGCGATGGTGGGCCATGAACTACCTCCTCGTTGATGGAGACGCAGAGCGAGGCAGGGAAACCATTGTATCCCTTAAATGAGGGGATAGCGCCTTGTTTCCGAAATGACTTGTTCACGATAGCATCGAGCTCAGCGGTGCTGATCCCTGGCCTGATCTTCTCTTGCAAAAGTGCTAAAGTTATGGCCACAATTCTCCCGGCCTGGCGCATAAGCGCTAACTCTTCGCCTGATTTGATGATTGCAGCCATATACTATACAAACTGCAGCTGGAGGGCTGCCAGAATATCTCGCTGGACATTCTC
The DNA window shown above is from Chloroflexota bacterium and carries:
- the rpsK gene encoding 30S ribosomal protein S11, coding for MAERRKGARPRRRVRKQIPVGRAYIQSTFNNTIVTITDPNGNVITWSSSGGAGFKGSRKSTPYAAGVAAEKAARQAMEHGMRQVDVFVKGPGSGREAAIRSLQAAGLAVTAITDVTPIPHNGCRPPKRRRV
- the rpsM gene encoding 30S ribosomal protein S13; the protein is MARIAGVDIPRDKRVEIALHYIYGIGPTLSKQILERTQVNPDTRVKDLTEEEIGRIRDLIDREYKVEGDLRREVNLNIKRLMEIGCYRGIRHRRGLPVRGQRTRTNARTRRGPRKTVAGRRKATAKK
- the rpmJ gene encoding 50S ribosomal protein L36 — encoded protein: MKVQASVKPRCEKCKIVRRKGTVVIICSNPKHKQKQG
- the infA gene encoding translation initiation factor IF-1, whose amino-acid sequence is MPKKDAIEVEGKVLEALPNAMFRVELASGHRVLAHISGKLRLNFIKIVAGDRVLVELSPYDLTRGRITYRLK
- the map gene encoding type I methionyl aminopeptidase, with product MAAIIKSGEELALMRQAGRIVAITLALLQEKIRPGISTAELDAIVNKSFRKQGAIPSFKGYNGFPASLCVSINEEVVHGPPSRRRVLREGDIVGLDLGAIYNGLHADAAITVPVGQVSEEAKLLLETTEKALYMGIAQAIAGKRLSDISWAIQSYVESHGFSVVRQYVGHGIGRSMHEEPQIPNFGPPNHGPVLRPGMTLAIEPMVNAGRYETMVLDDKWTVITQDRSLSAHFEHTIAVTDGEPQILTRP